The Fusarium fujikuroi IMI 58289 draft genome, chromosome FFUJ_chr05 DNA segment CGTTGGCTAAGTTTGAACCATAACCAATGGCCAAACTTCCGAGCCCCCGGGGGAGAAATCTCTCCATGAAGATACCGCAGGAGAATACGGTCCACTTCATCTGGGATGATCTTGCACAACGTCTGAGATGCTGCCTGGCTTGGGACGAGTATGAATAGGGGTCGAGCTGATCGTTTTCGGGCCGCTTTTCGAGACTTCCTTCGAACTCGGATGGGACAAAGAACTGTACACCGCTTTGGACAGCTGCAGTAATCAGGTTGATCTGTTCACCCCCCGAAAAGGTGCAGATGACAAGATTAACTCCGTGAAGTGCGTATGCTAGGCTATTTTCGTCATTGTAGTCAACAACCATGACTTGAACATCAAGTGTTGCATATTCGGGACGTGACTGTGTTGTTAGAGACATCGTGTACACATAAGTGTAATACTTACAGAACGTGAGAGAACAACAACTTGATAAGCGTTTGCTGCTTTGGATATATGGCTTGCCAGGAGATATCCAAGGCCGGAGCCCCCAGCTATAGCTATTCGCATCATCATGAAAGTATTACACGCAGCTTCAGTAGAGTCTGCCAGGACAGTGCATAGATGTTAAGATAGTCGAGAAAGAGCTAGAGAAGGAATGACTGAGGTTAAACTCTTAAGAACTTGGCGTTGCTTAAATAGCTTGTCTGAATTCTCGATTCTAGATATTGGGGGTGCAGTTGAGCCTCAAGTCTAGACAGGTGCATGGCTGAGTACGGCAACAAGCATTGCACGGTAAACTCAGTGAACAAGGCTCGTCGGAGAGGCCTCAGTTACAGGCAGAAGCAGGGAATAAGACATCTGCGGTTCGAGGTCCAACCAAGAGCCTCTACTGGCTCCTGATAATTTGCCGTGGAGTTAGTAACGGACGAATGTCTGCACGAATTCTCACACAGTATTGCTTTGGAAAGCTATGTTCAACCTCCTTTTGGTCACAATTGTGGGGTGTACTTGAATTCCTGCTTCAAGTAACAGGTCCGGAATGGTGTTGCTTTGCCGTGTGAAGTCAGGGGTCTCTGAATAAGGGTGCCTAACGAGTTTAAGGGCCCAGGAAGTTGTGAGAAAACTTTAACTACCAATCGCGGATTGGTCAGATCAAGTTACAAGAAGGGACAAATATCCCCCTGAGATCCTACACGGCATTTGTCTGGTCAATAGCCATAGAGTACAAGGGCAGTGCACATTGAAGCACAAGACCTATCGTGATCACATGCTGCTTTTTGGTTGCCTCGTTAGCCTTACGAGAGCTAGTCCGCTTAGTTGATGTAACATGGCTGAGTTGAGGTTCACGGTGGATATGGATGTTTCGTTCTTGGGAACTCGATGTCTAATCATGGCATTCCCACACCCTCAAACTGACAGGTCAGTAATAAACACCCGCCTGATCGATTGTTTATCTTCTATCCTTGTTCTATGCTTCCGCCACAAAGGAGGTACATAACTCTGCGTCAGTCAAGGTCACGGTAGGAGTTGACCGACCAATCTTTAACCTGGACTTATGGGTAAGGGTGTTTAAGCACGATACATCAACTTCGGCTCATAGATTACACGCCTAGAAGGCATGCAGAATGCCTTGTGAAGTTGAAGCGGAGGCAATTCATGGTTCGCGGCATGCAGATATAGTTCAACGCCCGCCCCATCCGCATCACTGCATCACTGCATCGGACAAGCCGTCATTGGCTTGAAGATAGGCTACACTGATGCTAGCAAGGCAGAAGACGCTGTAGCCTGTTCTAGGGTGAGATCGCAGCGAGGCTCTGGTTCTCGGGGGCAAGAGTATCGAGTGTagatcaacaacttcaagggCCCATATGGAGATTGGGGGCCAAGACCCTGGCCCATCAGTGGTTGAGCTAATGCAGCAGCCCCCATTATCCATGTCTATTCCCCGTAGGGCTGACTGGGGTTGATAGGAGTGGCGAGCAATTGGGCGTATTCATTGGATACTATAGATATTGTTTCGGTGGGAGACAAGCCTTATTCTAACGTTCTTCTTGCCGTGTGGCACCGGTGACTTGCATAGCCATTTTCGAGAGACAGTAGTGATGGTGTAATTTTTGGCGATCAGGAGGGTCTGATCGGAAACGGCCGTTATCGTACCAGTCTATCGGGGTTAATCTGCGATTGAGATTGGCCATATGCAAGTGTGTCTGTGTGTGATTGTTTGTGTTGGAGGTTGTAAGCTGCATCGCAACACAGAATTTTCAGGTACCTCTATGCAGAGGGAGCCAATTCACCACCTCAGTCtccgaagaagaagctttttGCTGCAATGCGTGAGTTTCGCTACATTTTGCCTATAAAGTTAATGTGTGTCGTTGGGAGCCTCGGAAAGGTTTCCCCTGGTGATCAATGCATCAAGTCACTTTTCACAAGTTCTACATAGGCACCTAAACCACTAAGGTACCAACATGAAGCTTGAAACTTCGAATGAGAAGACTCGGGTATATTTCTTGAAGTTCCTTATCTGAGTAAGGCCCGAACTGTTAGATTTTATCAGTAAAACATCAAGCTTGGAAAGGATGAACACTACCATGGATGCATGCAAATGATCATAATACGGGGGTAGCTATATCTCCCAACCATATACTATTTGGGCGGCATAACAGCACTATGGGTGCCTTGTCGAGGTTTCACCGAGTTGCCAACAAGACTCGTTGCTAGCTTTTTGACACTCAAGAATGTGACCAGCATTATCTCAATTACGTGATGAGTCAACTCAGTAAACGACCTGTGAATGTCTTAACCTTCAGGTTAAATTTTCATAGTGAGACGTGTTTAGAGTTAACGGTAGCTCAGTTCTGTCGTCGATGGTGGCTTCGCCTGAGACATCTCTAGGCTACACAAGTTGGGGTTTCAAGCAAGACTCACATACAGAAATTTTgtatccatccatcttcGACATCAGTTCTTCCAGTCCCAAGCTGAAACCATTCAGGGCAAGCACTTTGCTAGGCAACAGACCAATATCATATTTCGCCCTGTCTAAGCCTGGAGTGCAGTCTCATCCCTTGTGCTACCACTACCCTTCCTCCAGCCCTCAGTATGGTCAATCTTCTTTCTAGCCACACTCTCAGACCCCTCAGCTCCCCATGCACCTCCTCCAGGTGTGCAGATAATGATACGATCTCCAGCCTTCATAGCAGCTGTGTTTTTAGCCCCCATGTTGATACGTCGCTCCTCGTATTCAACCTCCCCTGCATCTTCCTTTGTGTGAAACTGTTTCAGAGAAGTCTGCCAGTTGGCCTTTTCAACGTTGCGCACCCATAGGTTCAGACCACATTCTCCATCGCCGCCACCATTTAGCCCATACGGGCGATAGACGCGACGCTCACTGAGGATAGACACTTGAAGGGGGATCCGGAACTCAATGTCACGGATGACGCCGTCACCACCACGATGCTGGCCTCGCCCTCCTGAACCGGACCGAATAGAGAACTCACGGAGAAGTACAGGATAACGACGTTCAAAAATTTCCGAATCTGTGATTCGAGTGTTTGTCATATGACAGTGAACACCACTGGTTCCCTCCCAGTCAGAACCCGCACCACTTCCGCCAGCAATCGTCTCGTAGTATCCGAACCCCTTGACAGCTTCGGCGCCGTCTTGGTTCCCGCCAAACCCGAAAGTCAAGTTGTTACAGCATCCCTGGCTGGCAGCACAAGCCTGGAATGCTTTGAAAATAACATCCGTGATGCGTTGACTGGTAAGGACATTGCCTCCCACTACCGCAGCCCCTGGCGACGGCGACAGGATGGACTTGGGGGGGATCTTGACATGAATCGGCTTCAAGCATCCTTGGTTGAGTGGGATGTCTTCGGAaatcaagcatctcaaacAGTAAATAATGGCACTGAATGTGATGGCCTGGGGGGCGTTGATATTTCCGTAGACTTCGGGGCCAGTACCCGAGAAATCAAATTCCGCTTCACCCTTTTCTGGGTCAATGCGGATTTTCAATCGAATGGGAGAACCGTCGTCCATAAAGTCAACTGCCGAGAGGTCTCTGCCTTCGAATCGCTTGTAAACATCTTTGAGTAGTCGGTGCACACACTGCTCGGCATTGTTCTGGATATGAACCATATAGAACTGCACTGTCTCCTCGCCATACTCTGCAATCAGAGTCTCAATAAGTGAGATTCCCTTTTGATTAGCCGAGACTTGAGCTCTCAAGTCGTTGATGTTGTCAGCCAGACAACGGGTTCCACTGCAGCCTGGATACTTGGCGGGTTCTTCATAGAACAACTCGACAACTCGTTTTTCATCGAACTTGCCACCACTCACAAGCTTCTCACTTCTGATGGAGGCGCCCTCTTGGTAGAGCTCTCGCGAGTGAGGGGGCATGCTTCCGGCGCTGATACCGCCAATATCAGCATGGTGAGCTCGAGACGCAGCGTAGAAGAGGATGTTTTCTCCCTTCTCATCAAACGCTGGCATCAATAAGGTCACATCCGGAAGATGAGTTCCTCCATACGAAGGGTGATTAGAGATTATGACATCGCCCTTCTTCAGCCTTCCTTTCCAAATCTCAGCCTGGCGTCGTACACAAGTAGACATCGAACCAAGATGGACAGGTAGGTGAGGAGCGTTGGCTACAAGGCCGCCTGTGGCATCGAAAATGGCACACGAAAAGTCAAGTCGCTCTTTGACATTTGTGCTAACACTAGTCTTTTGTAGGGCACGTCCCATCTGCTCAGCGATTGCCATAAATCGATGACCAAAAATACTAAGCATGATGGGATCAACCTCACGATCCTCAGATGATTTGGCAGACCTAAATCCATTAGAATACAATAAAATGGTAGTCGACAGACAACTTACTCGGACTTTGCCCCCTCTTTCTCCAGATTAATGACTACATGAGTCTTGAGAATAATCGCGGTTGCCTTTGGTGTTACAACGATCGTTTGAGTACCATCGGCAAGCATGGCTGGTCCAGGGATAGAATCGCCAGTATCTAGATCTTCAAGTTTGAATATAGGGGTTTCCTTCCTACCACCCTCAAAGTATACCTGCTGGCTgtcaatcttcttcttgtcggaAACCTTCTGCTGCTTTAGTTCCTTGAGTTGCTTGTCAACAGTATCATCTTGGTGTCGGAAACTCTTGCCGATACCACGAACACGgacatcatcaacgatgaTGTCTCGCTCGTCAAGCGTGAAACCGAATTCATAGCGGTGCTGCTTCACAAAGGCTTGGCCAAAATCCCATTCTCTCCCATCGAAATGTtccttggcctcttcagGCGTCGGTCTGACGATCATGAGGGCTGACTCAGTGCCGCGGTATCTCATGTTGAGGTATTCTTCAAACGcaatttcatcttcttggaagccttgatcttgtaGGGAGTTTCGTGACTGGTCCTTTAGCTTCtccattttcttcttcagttcATCAACTGTCTTGTCGTCGTCCCTCCATACTGAGGAATCGGGCTCTTGTCGTTCGTCAACGACATCTGCTAAAGCCATGCCGTATGCGGAAAGAACTGAAGAATATCGATGAACCAGAATTTGCTGAATGCCCAGGGACTCTGCAATGGCTACAGCGTGCTGACCTCCAGCACCGCCAAATGTTGCAAGTCGATGCTTTGAAGAATCGTGTCCCTTGGCTTCGGTAATCGACCGGATGGGGCGAGTCATTGTCTCATTAGCCACGGTCAAGAATCCAAATGCAACCTCGTCTACCGTCAGGTTTTTGTTATTCTCCCGGTTCACTTGATCTGCGAGCTCCTGAAGCACTTTTCGGCTGGCCTCGATATCCAACCCCTGGTCCTCATTCTCTCCAAAAATCTTGGGGAAGAATTCAGGAAGTAGGCGGCCAAGTACCAAATTTGCATCTGTGACGGTGGCTGGACCTCCTTTACGGTAACATGCAGGACCTGGATGAGCGCCTGCGGACTCAGGTCCAACAACGAAAAGTCCATTCCTGAAAAAGAGGCGAGAGCCGCCACCAGCAGCGACCGTATTGATGTCGAGTTGCGGTGACTGAATTGTAACGCCAGCAGTTGTTGTCTCGAACACATGTTCGTAACGGCCTTCGCCATATCTCGAAACATCAGTGCTTGTGCCACCCTACTCGAGTTAGTCTGCTGCTTGGAACACACCGCTTAACTCACCATATCGAAGCCGATGACCGGTGTCtttgtttcttcatcatacGAAGTGATAGCGTATCCCACGACACCCCCTGCAGGGCCTGATAAGATTGCCTTGAGTCCTGTGAACTTTTCCACGTCGACAAGACCACCATCACTCTGCATAAACTCGCATCTCGCTCCCTTAGcacccttctcctccttcacaCTACGAGTTCCAAGGCCGCCTTCAAACCCAGCCTGGAAGCCATCAATGTACTTGCGGATAGCCGGTGTGAGATAAGCATCAGCACAGACAGATGTAGCTCGTGAAACCAGTTTTATCATAGGCATGAGTTCGTGGCTTAGTGATATATGTTGGAAGCCGATATCCTTAGCTATCCGCCCAATCAGAGCTTCATGGTCAGGATAGGTGTAGCCGTGCATCAGACAAACAGCAATGCTGCGAATGCCTTTGTCGTAGACactcttgagcttcgatcGAATGTCTTCTTGTTCGGCTTTTTTGAGGATTCTGACTGTTTCTCCAGACAACCCTCGAACAAGAGCCTTGCCTTCGGCTTCTTTGGTGCCGACTCGAGCCTCTGCTTCTGTTTGCGTTCTTTCGGGGTCCTCAGCGTAATCTTCGAGTGTTACCCGCTCGTCAATCTCAATAACTTTCTCATATAAGACGTCGGGCTTCCGAATTGCAAGGTCAAAGATTTTGGGCCTCGACTGATTTCCGATGGTCAGACAGTCCTTGAAACCCTTGGTAACGACCATGGCGATTTTTTCTCCCTTTCTCTCGAGCAAGGCGTTTGTGGCGACAGTTGTTCCCATCCGGATCGAATCAATCTGAGAAGTGTCCAAAGCTTCGCCTCGAGGAATATCTCTACCGAGGAAGTGGCTCATGATGCGCCGAATACCCTCAAGCGGGGCATCCTTGTAGTTGGCCGGGTCTTCGGacagaagcttgatgataATTTCCTTCCCATTGCTCTCTCCTACACAGTCGGTGAAAGTTCCACCTCTGTCAATAGCGATTCTAATACCGCGCTGTGATGTTGCTGTCATGGCGGATATCTTTCGGAATGTTGGTGAGGGGAAGAGGGGTTAAAGCGAAGGtctcaagagcatcaaaACGTGCGTGTGCGTTTAATGATTGAGATAGATGTTGCCAAAAACGACAAAGGTCAGTTACATTCCAGTTGGCGACCTCCAGAACAAGTATGCATCGCTCTTTGTGCAAGTTGAAACTACTTGGGTGAGACTCTCAGGCCGCTATCATGTCGTCACAAACCCCACGTTGCGTGATTGGTAATTGATAGCTTCAATCACCCGAATAGGCAATTTTAAGGACAGTTATTCGCCGAGATCAATGTAAGGTATTTTTGAGTACAATGTTCTCTTTGATAGTGTGTTTTTACAACTACAGACTGCTGGGGAGGATaacaaaaacaccaaaagagTGGAAGAGAGTCAAAGTTTTACAACCATAATCTTAACAACAGCCTTTAGCAATTATGGTTTGCACTCCCGTTCAAGTTGTGTCAGTTAAACGATTCCAAGAAACCTTACTTTGATAAGCCTGCAATGTCCCTATGAACATAGAGGAGCAATGCCTTAAAGCCTATATGAGGCGGAGAGCAATCCCATGCAAAAAGAAACACATGAATCAATTGTTGATCACGATTTTGCCGTCAGCAAGACTCGAACTTGCGTTTTCAGTGCTTTCAAGTAGCCACAAACTGATGTACTGACCCCTATACGATGACGGCTTTCAGTTGTTTCTTGGGAAACGAGGCGTAAAAGAAGTTTATGAATACAGTGGCAAGTATTGGATGAAGCAAAAATCAAGCAAAATGCCAAAAGCTTTGCCGTCAGCAAGACTCGAACTTGCGTTTTCAGTGCTTCGAAGAGCCACAAACTGATGTACTGACCCCTATACGATGACGGCTATTTTCCAGTTGATATAATCCCTGTCACTTGTATTGGACTATACCCTAAGCATGGCTTGAGGTGTTTGGATCTCATCCACGTTCTTGGCAACAATTGATCAAAGAATAAGAGTAGCTTCCTTTAACCTAATGACCAAGACACATGGAGTTGAAATATTGGCAATACCAAAACCGGACACC contains these protein-coding regions:
- a CDS encoding related to 5-oxoprolinase produces the protein MTATSQRGIRIAIDRGGTFTDCVGESNGKEIIIKLLSEDPANYKDAPLEGIRRIMSHFLGRDIPRGEALDTSQIDSIRMGTTVATNALLERKGEKIAMVVTKGFKDCLTIGNQSRPKIFDLAIRKPDVLYEKVIEIDERVTLEDYAEDPERTQTEAEARVGTKEAEGKALVRGLSGETVRILKKAEQEDIRSKLKSVYDKGIRSIAVCLMHGYTYPDHEALIGRIAKDIGFQHISLSHELMPMIKLVSRATSVCADAYLTPAIRKYIDGFQAGFEGGLGTRSVKEEKGAKGARCEFMQSDGGLVDVEKFTGLKAILSGPAGGVVGYAITSYDEETKTPVIGFDMGGTSTDVSRYGEGRYEHVFETTTAGVTIQSPQLDINTVAAGGGSRLFFRNGLFVVGPESAGAHPGPACYRKGGPATVTDANLVLGRLLPEFFPKIFGENEDQGLDIEASRKVLQELADQVNRENNKNLTVDEVAFGFLTVANETMTRPIRSITEAKGHDSSKHRLATFGGAGGQHAVAIAESLGIQQILVHRYSSVLSAYGMALADVVDERQEPDSSVWRDDDKTVDELKKKMEKLKDQSRNSLQDQGFQEDEIAFEEYLNMRYRGTESALMIVRPTPEEAKEHFDGREWDFGQAFVKQHRYEFGFTLDERDIIVDDVRVRGIGKSFRHQDDTVDKQLKELKQQKVSDKKKIDSQQVYFEGGRKETPIFKLEDLDTGDSIPGPAMLADGTQTIVVTPKATAIILKTHVVINLEKEGAKSESAKSSEDREVDPIMLSIFGHRFMAIAEQMGRALQKTSVSTNVKERLDFSCAIFDATGGLVANAPHLPVHLGSMSTCVRRQAEIWKGRLKKGDVIISNHPSYGGTHLPDVTLLMPAFDEKGENILFYAASRAHHADIGGISAGSMPPHSRELYQEGASIRSEKLVSGGKFDEKRVVELFYEEPAKYPGCSGTRCLADNINDLRAQVSANQKGISLIETLIAEYGEETVQFYMVHIQNNAEQCVHRLLKDVYKRFEGRDLSAVDFMDDGSPIRLKIRIDPEKGEAEFDFSGTGPEVYGNINAPQAITFSAIIYCLRCLISEDIPLNQGCLKPIHVKIPPKSILSPSPGAAVVGGNVLTSQRITDVIFKAFQACAASQGCCNNLTFGFGGNQDGAEAVKGFGYYETIAGGSGAGSDWEGTSGVHCHMTNTRITDSEIFERRYPVLLREFSIRSGSGGRGQHRGGDGVIRDIEFRIPLQVSILSERRVYRPYGLNGGGDGECGLNLWVRNVEKANWQTSLKQFHTKEDAGEVEYEERRINMGAKNTAAMKAGDRIIICTPGGGAWGAEGSESVARKKIDHTEGWRKGSGSTRDETALQA